A region of Piscinibacter gummiphilus DNA encodes the following proteins:
- the uvrA gene encoding excinuclease ABC subunit UvrA — translation MPPRPALTDDPAARIEAALTAEASIEAPTIRVRGARTHNLKDIDLDIPRNRLVVITGLSGSGKSSLAFDTLYAEGQRRYVESLSTYARQFLQLMDKPDVDVIEGLSPAISIEQKATSHNPRSTVGTVTEIHDYLRLLYARAGTPYCPLHDEPLQAQSTSQMVDAVLALPAGTKLMVLAPVVRDRKGEFGDLFADMQTQGYVRFRVDGDTYEATDVPKLKKSEKHDIDVVIDRVKVQPGLQQRLAESFEAAMRIADGRAMALEMDTGAEHLFSSKFACPVCSYSLSELEPRLFSFNSPVGACPSCDGLGHVTAFDPERVVAFPSLSLASGAVKGWDRRNGYTFSLLESVARHYKFDIDTPYEKLPKKAQKALLYGSGEEEIAFVYEAEGANGKMRSVRRTHAFEGIIPNLERRYKETDSAAVREDLSRYQAPRPCPECHGARLRSEARHVFLSGADGSKGEPIYTVEHKTLRQCLDDFGRLELKGAKAEIADKVIKEIRSRLKFLNDVGLNYLSLDRSADTLSGGEAQRIRLASQIGSGLTGVMYVLDEPSIGLHQRDNDRLIGTLRHLRDLGNSVLVVEHDEDAIRAADHVIDMGPGAGVHGGQVIAQGTAAEVAANAESLTGKYLAQVLRIAVPEQRREPIAGLRILNARGNNLKGVTVDVPVGVMTCVTGVSGSGKSTLVNDTLYAAVARHLYNSHTEPEAHDGIEGLDAFDKVINVDQSPIGRTPRSNPATYTGLFTPIRELFAEVPTARERGYGPGRFSFNVAGGRCEACQGDGVLKVEMHFLPDVYVPCDVCHGRRYNRETLEVQYKGKNITEVLDMTVEDAHAYFSAVPNLARKLQTLLDVGLGYIRLGQSATTLSGGEAQRVKLALELSKRDTGRTLYILDEPTTGLHFADIDLLLKVLHQLRDAGNTLVVIEHNLDVIKTADWIIDMGPEGGAGGGRVVAQGTPEQVAAAPDSVTGRYLAPLLSR, via the coding sequence ATGCCGCCCCGCCCTGCCCTGACCGACGACCCCGCCGCCCGGATCGAGGCGGCCCTGACCGCGGAAGCCTCCATCGAGGCCCCCACGATCCGCGTGCGTGGCGCACGCACCCACAACCTCAAGGACATCGACCTCGACATCCCGCGCAACCGCCTCGTGGTCATCACCGGCCTGAGCGGTTCGGGCAAGTCGAGCCTCGCGTTCGACACGCTGTACGCCGAGGGCCAGCGCCGCTACGTCGAGAGCCTGAGCACGTACGCGCGCCAGTTCCTGCAGCTGATGGACAAGCCCGACGTCGACGTGATCGAGGGCCTGAGCCCCGCGATCAGCATCGAGCAGAAGGCCACGTCGCACAACCCGCGCTCCACCGTGGGCACGGTCACCGAGATCCACGACTACCTGCGCCTGCTGTACGCCCGCGCCGGCACGCCGTACTGCCCGCTGCACGACGAACCGCTGCAGGCGCAGAGCACCAGCCAGATGGTGGACGCGGTGCTCGCGCTGCCCGCCGGCACGAAGCTCATGGTGCTGGCCCCGGTGGTGCGCGACCGCAAGGGCGAGTTCGGCGACCTCTTCGCCGACATGCAGACCCAGGGCTACGTGCGCTTCCGCGTGGACGGCGACACGTACGAGGCCACCGACGTGCCCAAGCTCAAGAAGAGCGAGAAACACGACATCGACGTGGTGATCGACCGCGTGAAGGTGCAGCCGGGCCTGCAGCAGCGCCTCGCCGAAAGCTTCGAGGCCGCGATGCGCATCGCCGACGGCCGCGCGATGGCGCTCGAGATGGACACCGGTGCCGAGCACCTGTTCTCCAGCAAGTTCGCCTGCCCCGTCTGCAGCTACAGCCTGAGCGAACTCGAGCCGCGCCTGTTCTCGTTCAACTCGCCGGTGGGCGCGTGCCCCAGCTGCGACGGCCTCGGCCACGTGACCGCGTTCGACCCCGAGCGCGTGGTCGCCTTCCCGTCGCTGAGCCTCGCGAGCGGTGCGGTCAAGGGCTGGGACCGGCGCAACGGCTACACGTTCTCGCTGCTCGAGAGCGTGGCCAGGCACTACAAGTTCGACATCGACACGCCGTACGAGAAGCTGCCGAAGAAGGCGCAGAAGGCGCTGCTGTACGGCTCGGGCGAGGAGGAGATCGCGTTCGTCTACGAGGCCGAGGGCGCCAACGGCAAGATGCGCAGCGTGCGGCGCACGCATGCGTTCGAGGGCATCATCCCGAACCTCGAGCGGCGCTACAAGGAGACCGACTCGGCCGCCGTGCGCGAGGACCTGTCGCGCTACCAGGCCCCGCGCCCGTGCCCCGAGTGCCACGGCGCGCGGCTGCGCAGCGAGGCGCGGCACGTGTTCCTGTCCGGGGCCGACGGCTCCAAGGGCGAACCCATCTACACGGTGGAGCACAAGACGCTGCGCCAGTGCCTCGACGACTTCGGCCGCCTCGAACTGAAAGGCGCGAAGGCCGAGATCGCCGACAAGGTGATCAAGGAGATCCGCTCGCGGCTGAAGTTCCTGAACGACGTGGGCCTGAACTACCTGAGCCTCGACCGCAGCGCCGACACGCTGAGCGGCGGCGAGGCGCAGCGCATCCGGCTCGCCTCGCAGATCGGCTCGGGCCTCACCGGCGTGATGTACGTGCTCGACGAACCGAGCATCGGCCTGCACCAGCGCGACAACGACCGCTTGATCGGCACGCTGCGCCACCTGCGCGACCTCGGCAACAGCGTGCTGGTGGTCGAACACGACGAGGACGCCATCCGCGCCGCCGACCACGTGATCGACATGGGCCCCGGCGCCGGCGTGCACGGGGGGCAGGTGATCGCCCAGGGCACGGCGGCGGAGGTGGCCGCGAACGCCGAGTCCCTCACCGGCAAGTACCTCGCGCAGGTGCTGCGCATCGCGGTGCCCGAACAGCGCCGCGAGCCCATCGCCGGCCTGCGCATCCTCAACGCCCGTGGCAACAACCTCAAGGGCGTGACCGTGGACGTGCCGGTGGGCGTGATGACGTGCGTGACCGGTGTGTCCGGCTCGGGCAAGAGCACGCTCGTCAACGACACGCTGTACGCCGCGGTGGCCCGCCACCTCTACAACAGCCACACCGAACCCGAGGCCCACGACGGCATCGAGGGGCTCGACGCGTTCGACAAGGTCATCAACGTCGACCAGAGCCCCATCGGCCGCACGCCACGCAGCAACCCGGCCACGTACACCGGCCTCTTCACGCCCATCCGCGAGCTGTTCGCCGAGGTGCCCACCGCACGCGAGCGCGGCTACGGTCCGGGCCGCTTCAGCTTCAACGTGGCCGGCGGCCGCTGCGAGGCGTGCCAGGGCGACGGGGTGCTGAAGGTCGAGATGCACTTCCTGCCCGACGTGTACGTGCCGTGCGACGTCTGCCACGGCCGGCGGTACAACCGCGAGACGCTCGAGGTGCAGTACAAGGGCAAGAACATCACCGAGGTGCTCGACATGACGGTGGAGGACGCCCACGCGTACTTCAGCGCCGTGCCGAACCTCGCGCGCAAGCTGCAGACGCTGCTGGACGTGGGCCTCGGCTACATCCGCCTGGGCCAGAGCGCCACCACGCTGTCGGGCGGCGAGGCGCAACGCGTGAAGCTCGCGCTCGAACTGAGCAAGCGCGACACCGGCCGCACGCTCTACATCCTCGACGAACCCACCACCGGCCTGCACTTCGCCGACATCGACCTGCTGCTGAAGGTGCTGCACCAGCTGCGCGACGCCGGCAACACGCTGGTGGTGATCGAGCACAACCTCGACGTGATCAAGACGGCCGACTGGATCATCGACATGGGCCCGGAAGGTGGGGCCGGCGGCGGCCGGGTGGTGGCCCAGGGAACCCCCGAGCAGGTCGCCGCGGCGCCCGACAGCGTGACGGGACGTTACCTCGCGCCGCTGCTCTCCCGCTGA
- a CDS encoding invasion associated locus B family protein — translation MNHFNPIARALIAVTGAFVFAAGAHAAGDKATYEQHKATAKATYESSHKQCDSLSGNAKDICQAEAKAARKKTEAMAEADYKGTPKARYDAAEDIANADYDVAKERCDDKAGNDKDVCVKEAKAARDKVKADAKAERDTKKAHNEAVEDKNKVAYKAEAEKCDALAGDAKTACTNQAKAKYKQ, via the coding sequence ATGAACCACTTCAACCCGATCGCCCGAGCGCTCATCGCCGTGACCGGCGCCTTCGTCTTCGCCGCCGGCGCACACGCCGCGGGCGACAAGGCCACGTACGAACAGCACAAGGCCACGGCCAAGGCCACGTACGAGTCGTCGCACAAGCAGTGCGATTCGCTGTCCGGCAACGCGAAGGACATCTGCCAGGCCGAAGCGAAGGCCGCGCGCAAGAAGACCGAAGCCATGGCCGAGGCCGACTACAAGGGCACGCCGAAGGCGCGCTACGACGCGGCCGAGGACATCGCCAACGCCGACTACGACGTGGCCAAGGAGCGCTGCGACGACAAGGCCGGCAACGACAAGGACGTCTGCGTGAAGGAAGCCAAGGCCGCACGCGACAAGGTCAAGGCCGACGCCAAGGCCGAACGCGACACCAAGAAGGCCCACAACGAGGCCGTCGAGGACAAGAACAAGGTCGCGTACAAGGCCGAGGCCGAGAAGTGCGACGCGCTGGCGGGCGACGCCAAGACGGCGTGCACGAACCAGGCGAAGGCCAAGTACAAGCAGTAA
- a CDS encoding alpha/beta fold hydrolase, translated as MLRHLFRALLPLALGAALAAPAAAACTDRQPPAERPAGVPARLPELLYECVTLEANGRSLWMGETGRQHDTTVLLVHGLGHMAHRDWRNVIGPLSRQFHVLAIDLPGFGASEALPDGYSFAGLDRVLDEVVSRFARGGRAHVVGHSLGGAVTLNFAHRHAARVDRLVLVDAAGILLMNLYAMPPRLAIPEVGFTPVDRLMRRMDAGFNGLSRSVAGRVDDRMDPSRWLERNPAVRNALLGPYTQVDAAVGLVQHDFSEAVFNVRAPTTLIWGRDDPVAPLRTGRLLAARMPQARLEVIPDTGHAPMTQRPDAFEPLLMQALTGPVEPRDAAVPAIDTFQGGAQCDARLGARYTGRLGLVELRNCQDVVIRDAHLDGLVLNNSSVLLDNVAIVADGVAVDARRSHVTATNVNVSGRVGLRTDGSTLDLAGARITAEQRAVEVVNTSWIYFSISEMDAPELRGKVHRVWPGAPSTRP; from the coding sequence ATGCTCCGCCACCTGTTCCGCGCCCTGCTCCCGCTCGCCCTCGGGGCCGCCCTCGCCGCTCCGGCCGCCGCGGCCTGTACCGACCGCCAGCCTCCGGCCGAACGCCCCGCCGGCGTGCCGGCGCGGCTGCCCGAGCTGCTCTACGAGTGCGTCACGCTGGAGGCCAACGGCCGCTCGCTGTGGATGGGCGAGACCGGCCGCCAGCACGACACCACCGTGCTGCTCGTGCACGGCCTCGGCCACATGGCCCACCGCGACTGGCGCAACGTGATCGGCCCGCTGTCGCGCCAGTTCCACGTGCTCGCGATCGACCTGCCCGGCTTCGGCGCGTCCGAAGCCCTGCCCGACGGCTATTCCTTCGCCGGCCTCGACCGTGTGCTGGACGAGGTGGTCTCGCGCTTCGCGCGCGGCGGGCGCGCCCACGTCGTGGGCCACTCGCTCGGCGGCGCGGTCACCCTGAACTTCGCGCACCGGCATGCCGCACGGGTCGACCGGCTCGTGCTGGTGGACGCCGCCGGCATCCTGCTGATGAACCTGTATGCGATGCCGCCGCGCCTCGCGATCCCTGAGGTGGGCTTCACGCCGGTGGACCGCCTGATGCGCCGCATGGACGCGGGCTTCAACGGCCTGAGCCGCTCGGTGGCCGGCCGCGTCGACGACCGCATGGACCCATCCCGCTGGCTGGAGCGCAACCCGGCGGTGCGCAACGCGCTGCTCGGCCCCTACACCCAGGTCGACGCCGCGGTGGGGCTCGTGCAGCACGACTTCAGCGAGGCGGTGTTCAACGTGCGCGCGCCCACCACGCTGATCTGGGGCCGCGACGATCCGGTCGCGCCCCTGCGCACCGGCCGCCTGCTCGCGGCGCGGATGCCGCAGGCCCGGCTGGAAGTCATCCCCGACACCGGCCACGCACCGATGACCCAGCGGCCCGACGCCTTCGAGCCGCTGCTGATGCAGGCCCTCACCGGCCCGGTGGAACCGCGCGACGCGGCCGTGCCGGCCATCGACACGTTCCAGGGCGGGGCCCAGTGCGACGCCCGCCTCGGCGCACGCTACACCGGCCGCCTGGGCCTCGTCGAACTGCGGAACTGCCAGGACGTGGTGATCCGCGACGCCCACCTCGACGGCCTGGTGCTGAACAACTCGTCGGTGCTGCTCGACAACGTCGCGATCGTCGCCGACGGTGTGGCCGTCGATGCGCGCCGCAGCCACGTGACCGCCACCAACGTGAACGTCAGCGGCCGGGTGGGCCTGCGCACCGACGGCAGCACCCTCGACCTCGCCGGCGCCCGCATCACGGCGGAGCAGCGCGCGGTGGAGGTGGTGAACACCAGCTGGATCTACTTCTCGATCAGCGAGATGGACGCCCCGGAGCTCCGCGGCAAGGTCCACCGGGTCTGGCCCGGCGCGCCGTCGACCCGACCGTAG
- a CDS encoding vWA domain-containing protein — MTPFAHFVRRLRVPAALSALALALGAQALSPQPWPPSWNDTPADGTDFSPVRFTAPQAADCHRLPAVREVPGPQAESQGRLRREAPMLEPAGASRARESAAAADEARAVSKSAAAAPAFAPPPSPAPKPRPQQEPAVTVTAGVVDDNADFGEYLAYRQRRAQGVTVRDRDVSERYPLEVVDADGRPVHDAEVAVQRPGVAEPVAWARTDTAGRVWLHPRAFLPGDGNADRVLGIAVRKQGAMGRATLTRGQAHAVQVRLDRAAPVARPRLDLVFLVDATGSMGDEIAKLKSSMLAMSQQIGKLPGQPDICYGLVAYRDKGDAFLTRTADFTDNLGAFQSALGRVQAGGGGDTPEALNEALAETVHGLAWRRDAVRLVVLVADAPPHLDYGGPQYDRDMQAALAKGIKLFPVGASGLDPSGEYVFRQLAQYTAGRFVFLTYRDGADPSSGPGSETVHDVRQYSVQTLDRLVVRLVREELAKLRRT, encoded by the coding sequence ATGACCCCGTTCGCCCATTTCGTCCGCCGGCTGCGTGTGCCGGCCGCCCTGTCCGCCCTTGCGCTCGCCCTCGGCGCCCAGGCGCTGTCGCCCCAGCCCTGGCCTCCGTCCTGGAACGACACGCCCGCGGATGGCACCGACTTCTCGCCGGTGCGGTTCACCGCGCCGCAGGCGGCCGACTGCCATCGCCTGCCCGCGGTGCGCGAGGTGCCGGGACCCCAGGCCGAATCGCAGGGGCGGCTGCGGCGTGAGGCCCCGATGCTCGAGCCCGCCGGCGCGTCCCGCGCGCGGGAGTCGGCCGCCGCGGCCGACGAGGCCCGGGCCGTGAGCAAGTCCGCCGCGGCGGCACCGGCCTTCGCACCGCCGCCTTCCCCCGCGCCCAAGCCCCGTCCGCAACAGGAGCCCGCGGTCACCGTCACCGCCGGCGTGGTGGACGACAACGCCGACTTCGGCGAGTACCTCGCGTACCGGCAGCGGCGTGCCCAGGGCGTCACCGTGCGCGACCGCGACGTCAGCGAGCGGTATCCGCTGGAGGTGGTGGACGCCGACGGCCGCCCGGTGCACGACGCCGAGGTCGCGGTGCAACGCCCCGGCGTCGCCGAGCCCGTGGCCTGGGCCCGCACGGACACCGCGGGCCGCGTGTGGCTGCACCCGCGCGCGTTCCTGCCGGGCGACGGCAACGCCGACCGCGTGCTGGGCATCGCCGTGCGCAAGCAGGGCGCGATGGGCCGCGCGACGCTGACCCGCGGCCAGGCCCATGCGGTGCAGGTGCGCCTCGACCGCGCGGCGCCCGTGGCCCGGCCGCGCCTCGACCTCGTCTTCCTCGTCGACGCGACCGGCTCGATGGGCGACGAGATCGCGAAGCTGAAGTCCTCGATGCTCGCGATGTCGCAACAGATCGGCAAGCTGCCCGGCCAGCCCGACATCTGCTACGGCCTCGTCGCCTACCGCGACAAGGGCGACGCCTTCCTCACACGCACGGCCGACTTCACCGACAACCTCGGCGCCTTCCAGTCGGCCCTCGGCCGCGTGCAGGCCGGGGGTGGCGGCGACACGCCCGAGGCGCTGAACGAGGCCCTGGCCGAGACCGTGCACGGCCTCGCGTGGCGCCGCGACGCGGTGCGCCTCGTCGTGCTCGTGGCCGACGCCCCGCCCCACCTCGACTACGGCGGCCCGCAGTACGACCGCGACATGCAGGCCGCGCTCGCGAAGGGCATCAAGCTGTTCCCGGTGGGTGCGAGCGGCCTCGACCCGTCCGGCGAATACGTGTTCCGGCAGCTGGCGCAGTACACCGCCGGCCGCTTCGTGTTCCTGACGTACCGCGACGGCGCCGACCCGTCGAGCGGCCCGGGGTCGGAGACCGTGCACGACGTGCGCCAGTACTCGGTGCAGACGCTCGACCGGCTCGTGGTGCGGCTCGTCCGCGAAGAACTGGCGAAACTCCGCCGGACCTGA
- a CDS encoding sigma-70 family RNA polymerase sigma factor, with amino-acid sequence MPTARPDDEPDDLLMAAYANGDDTAFERLYTRHEAGLYRFVRRLLGPALAAQADEVFQDTWMRVVNARKGWMPQGASFRTWLFTLAHHRVIDVWRRSGREVTPVDDGDAPWEPDAEAGSAWARWPAPHTEDIAFWRKAGERLLHCLEQLPLAQRSAFLLHHDDELPLADVARALEVGFETAKTRLRYAMAKLRTCMGAHLAPLQTSEP; translated from the coding sequence ATGCCCACCGCCCGCCCCGACGACGAACCGGATGACCTGCTGATGGCCGCCTACGCCAACGGCGACGACACCGCCTTCGAGCGCCTGTACACGCGCCACGAAGCCGGGCTGTACCGCTTCGTGCGGCGGCTGCTCGGCCCGGCGCTGGCCGCGCAGGCAGACGAGGTGTTCCAGGACACGTGGATGCGGGTGGTGAACGCCCGCAAGGGCTGGATGCCGCAGGGCGCGAGCTTCCGCACGTGGCTCTTCACGCTCGCCCACCACCGCGTGATCGACGTGTGGCGGCGCAGCGGCCGCGAGGTCACGCCCGTCGACGACGGCGATGCACCGTGGGAGCCCGACGCCGAGGCCGGCTCGGCCTGGGCCCGCTGGCCCGCGCCCCACACGGAGGACATCGCCTTCTGGCGCAAGGCCGGTGAACGCCTGCTGCACTGCCTCGAACAGCTGCCCCTCGCGCAGCGCAGCGCGTTCCTGCTGCACCACGACGACGAGCTGCCGCTGGCGGACGTCGCCCGCGCGCTGGAGGTGGGATTCGAGACCGCGAAGACCCGGCTGCGCTACGCGATGGCCAAGCTGCGCACGTGCATGGGCGCGCACCTCGCGCCGCTGCAGACCTCGGAGCCGTGA
- a CDS encoding MipA/OmpV family protein — MPKTAVLLARSAALAGVLFSSAPAWAQATVPAETPVTSEDAPPAVPPEGRPLWEAGVAVLGANGPDYPAAGTRRTRGIVAPIVIYRGAWLKSDDDGVRSEVLKQGNLQIDLSASAGFNARSNGARQGMPDLDYMLQLGPQAVYRVPLDGGQQVSAHLKARGVVSTDWHSVNSRGWVVEQEFRWVRRGWPDAASQVIAGAQFFWASEKLHDYFYQVDPTQATAVRPAYDARSGYFGSAVRAGYSRRLSPTLTATAGLTVNLYGGAANRDSPLFQKSTNTNLLVALVWVPLKSSTLVSP; from the coding sequence ATGCCGAAAACCGCCGTCCTCCTCGCCCGCTCCGCCGCCCTCGCGGGCGTGCTGTTCTCCAGCGCCCCCGCATGGGCCCAGGCCACCGTGCCGGCCGAGACCCCCGTGACTTCGGAGGACGCGCCCCCGGCCGTTCCGCCCGAAGGGCGCCCGTTGTGGGAGGCCGGGGTCGCGGTGCTCGGTGCCAACGGGCCCGACTACCCGGCGGCCGGCACGCGGCGCACCCGCGGCATCGTGGCCCCCATCGTGATCTACCGCGGCGCGTGGCTCAAGTCCGACGACGACGGCGTGCGCAGCGAGGTGCTCAAGCAGGGCAACCTGCAGATCGACCTGTCGGCCTCGGCGGGCTTCAACGCGCGCTCCAACGGCGCCCGCCAGGGCATGCCCGACCTCGACTACATGCTGCAGCTCGGCCCTCAGGCGGTGTACCGCGTGCCGCTCGACGGCGGCCAGCAGGTCAGCGCGCACCTGAAGGCGCGGGGTGTGGTGTCGACCGACTGGCACAGCGTGAACAGCCGGGGCTGGGTCGTCGAGCAGGAGTTCCGCTGGGTGCGCCGCGGCTGGCCCGACGCGGCGAGCCAGGTGATCGCCGGCGCGCAGTTCTTCTGGGCGAGCGAGAAGCTGCACGACTATTTCTACCAGGTGGACCCGACGCAGGCCACCGCGGTGCGGCCCGCGTACGACGCGCGGTCGGGCTACTTCGGCAGCGCGGTGCGTGCGGGGTACTCGCGGCGCCTCTCGCCCACGCTCACGGCCACGGCGGGCCTCACGGTCAACCTGTACGGCGGCGCGGCCAACCGCGACAGCCCGTTGTTCCAGAAATCCACGAACACGAACCTGCTGGTGGCGCTGGTCTGGGTGCCGCTCAAGAGCAGCACGCTCGTCTCGCCCTGA